A genomic segment from Stenotrophomonas maltophilia encodes:
- a CDS encoding FAD/NAD(P)-binding protein: MAYNRRMTDSPRNGELDLAIIGGGAAGVLVAIQVLRQAHAPLALAIFEPASQLAQGIAYATPWPEHLLNVPAAKMSAFADQPGDFLDYLMAANAYPGEAREVLGERYVCRHYFAAYLQQRLQEATAASPAQLQVIAQPVLGLQPDDHGYLLQLGDGQTLHAAQAVLATGNSMRPLPVAGAEALPADDVIEAWDYDGVRTLAGEQAVAIVGSGLSMADTVLALVAAGHTGPLHVISRHGLLPLPHAHGGLPTFDPPTLLPMNLRQRLRALRGFARQAQADGLPWQGVMDRIRPHGQALWCSLDEADQRRFLRHVVRYWDVHRHRIAEEVDAQLQALQDSGQLRIHRSRLQRVWREGDALRLSGRDTSGNEQQWTIGGVINATGVETRASALRNPLLQQLQADGLARPGPHGLGLDSTVPGDRLCAAGGQPQARLGVLGSLRIGSLWESLAVPELRQQAHALATQVVAGAATAMP; this comes from the coding sequence ATGGCCTACAATCGGCGCATGACTGATTCACCGCGTAATGGCGAACTGGACCTGGCAATCATCGGTGGTGGTGCGGCCGGCGTGCTGGTGGCGATCCAGGTACTGCGCCAAGCCCACGCGCCGCTGGCGCTGGCCATTTTCGAACCGGCCTCGCAGCTGGCGCAGGGCATCGCCTACGCCACGCCATGGCCGGAGCATCTGCTGAACGTGCCGGCGGCGAAGATGAGCGCGTTTGCCGACCAGCCCGGCGATTTCCTCGACTACCTGATGGCGGCCAATGCCTACCCGGGCGAGGCGCGCGAGGTGCTGGGCGAGCGTTACGTATGCCGCCACTACTTTGCGGCCTACCTGCAGCAGCGCCTGCAGGAGGCCACCGCGGCCAGTCCGGCGCAGCTGCAGGTGATCGCGCAGCCGGTGCTGGGATTGCAGCCGGATGACCATGGTTACCTGCTGCAGCTGGGCGATGGCCAGACGCTGCACGCCGCGCAGGCGGTGCTCGCCACCGGCAACAGCATGCGGCCGCTGCCGGTGGCCGGTGCCGAGGCACTGCCCGCCGACGACGTGATCGAGGCCTGGGACTACGACGGCGTGCGTACCCTGGCCGGCGAACAGGCCGTGGCCATTGTCGGGTCCGGCCTGAGCATGGCCGACACCGTGCTGGCATTGGTCGCTGCTGGCCACACCGGACCGCTGCACGTGATCTCGCGCCATGGCCTGCTGCCGTTGCCGCATGCGCATGGCGGCCTGCCCACGTTCGACCCGCCCACGCTGCTGCCGATGAACCTGCGCCAGCGCCTGCGCGCGCTGCGCGGGTTCGCTCGGCAGGCGCAGGCCGACGGCCTGCCGTGGCAGGGCGTGATGGACCGCATCCGTCCGCACGGGCAGGCGCTGTGGTGCAGCCTCGACGAGGCTGACCAGCGCCGTTTCCTGCGCCATGTGGTGCGCTACTGGGACGTGCATCGCCACCGCATCGCCGAAGAGGTGGATGCGCAGTTGCAGGCGCTGCAGGACAGCGGCCAGCTGCGTATCCACCGGTCGCGCCTGCAACGCGTCTGGCGCGAAGGCGATGCACTGCGGTTGTCTGGCCGCGACACCTCCGGCAATGAACAGCAGTGGACGATCGGCGGCGTGATCAACGCTACCGGCGTGGAGACCCGCGCCAGCGCGCTGCGCAATCCGTTGCTGCAGCAGCTGCAGGCCGATGGGCTGGCCCGCCCCGGCCCGCACGGGCTGGGCCTGGACAGCACGGTGCCGGGCGACCGCCTGTGTGCGGCCGGTGGCCAGCCACAGGCGCGGCTGGGCGTGCTCGGCAGCCTGCGCATCGGCAGCCTGTGGGAAAGCCTGGCGGTGCCTGAACTGCGTCAGCAGGCGCACGCACTGGCCACCCAGGTGGTCGCAGGAGCCGCGACGGCGATGCCGTAA
- the cls gene encoding cardiolipin synthase, with protein sequence MLFEWLLGSYLLLIDWLIRLVALCWIPTRTTPGAARSWLLLVGFVPLLGLPLYLLFGHPWLSRERIRRQAEASQVIREEQALQHRLRWTPQPDTASAEIVPLVQRQGDFMPVHGNAVDLLTDYDESLHTLIADIDQAEDRVHLLYYLMFDDAVGEAIVEALQRAAARGVQCRVLLDAVGAKRGLRAYSKRLQARDIEVRAMLPGGLRWRRSGRMDLRNHRKIAVIDNEVAYVGSQNLAGPQFVPGHPNRELVARVRGPAVAHLEAVFASDWYMETGQRLDVIADVPECSDDIATQLLPSGPAYPYSNARDAVAALIHLARRRLVMVTPYFVPDEATLSALRIAALSGVDVQLILSASNNQRLTSWAQEAYYDELLRCGVRIALYEPQFLHAKHMSVDEDIAVLGSINMDIRSFALNAEIGLICYDRALVRQLCAIEDGYLREARQLDLQQWRSRPTWRRSREGIARLADALM encoded by the coding sequence CTGGTCGCGCTGTGCTGGATCCCCACCCGTACCACGCCGGGGGCCGCGCGCAGCTGGCTGCTGCTGGTCGGCTTCGTGCCGCTGCTGGGCCTGCCGCTGTACCTGCTGTTCGGCCACCCGTGGCTGTCGCGCGAGCGCATCCGCCGCCAGGCCGAGGCCTCGCAGGTGATCCGCGAGGAACAGGCGCTGCAGCATCGCCTGCGCTGGACCCCGCAGCCGGATACCGCCAGCGCCGAGATCGTGCCACTGGTGCAGCGCCAGGGCGATTTCATGCCGGTGCACGGCAACGCAGTCGACCTGCTGACCGACTACGACGAATCGCTGCATACGCTGATCGCCGACATCGACCAGGCCGAAGACCGCGTGCACCTGCTGTACTACCTGATGTTCGATGACGCGGTCGGCGAGGCCATTGTCGAGGCCCTGCAGCGTGCGGCTGCACGTGGCGTGCAGTGCCGCGTGCTGCTCGACGCGGTGGGTGCCAAGCGCGGCCTGCGCGCTTACAGCAAGCGCCTGCAGGCACGTGACATCGAAGTGCGCGCGATGCTGCCCGGTGGCCTGCGCTGGCGCCGCAGCGGGCGCATGGACCTGCGCAACCACCGCAAGATCGCGGTGATCGACAACGAAGTGGCCTATGTCGGTTCGCAGAACCTGGCCGGCCCGCAGTTCGTGCCCGGCCACCCGAACCGCGAGCTGGTGGCGCGCGTGCGCGGCCCGGCAGTGGCGCATCTGGAAGCGGTGTTCGCCAGCGACTGGTACATGGAAACCGGCCAGCGCCTGGATGTGATCGCCGATGTGCCCGAGTGCAGCGACGACATCGCCACCCAGCTGCTGCCCAGCGGCCCGGCCTATCCCTACAGCAACGCACGCGATGCGGTGGCGGCGCTGATTCATCTGGCGCGGCGCCGGCTGGTGATGGTCACCCCGTACTTCGTGCCTGACGAAGCCACGCTGAGCGCGCTGCGCATTGCCGCATTGTCCGGGGTGGACGTGCAGCTGATCCTGTCGGCCAGCAACAACCAGCGGCTGACCTCGTGGGCGCAGGAGGCGTACTACGACGAGCTGCTGCGCTGTGGCGTGCGCATCGCCCTGTACGAACCGCAGTTCCTGCACGCCAAGCACATGAGCGTGGACGAGGACATCGCCGTGCTCGGCTCGATCAACATGGATATCCGCTCGTTCGCGCTGAATGCCGAGATCGGCCTGATCTGCTACGACCGTGCGCTGGTCCGGCAGCTGTGCGCGATCGAGGACGGTTACCTGCGTGAAGCGCGGCAGCTGGATCTGCAGCAATGGCGCAGCCGTCCCACGTGGCGGCGCAGCCGCGAGGGCATCGCACGGCTGGCCGATGCGTTGATGTAA